A region from the Variovorax sp. V93 genome encodes:
- the prfA gene encoding peptide chain release factor 1, with amino-acid sequence MKTFLRHQLERYAARLGELDFLLSREDIMSDMAQYRTISREHAEVTQIAGRYERYKQREADIAGAAEMLDDPDMAEMAREEIAAAQAELAQLEEELQRLLLPKDPDDARNAFLEIRAGTGGDESALFAGDLLRMYTRYCERAGWRCEVVSESESELGGYKEVVIRIAGNHVFGRLRFESGGHRVQRVPATETQGRIHTSACTVAVLAEPDETVAVQINPADLRIDTYRASGAGGQHINKTDSAVRITHIPTGIVAECQDDRSQHRNKAKALQVLSARIQEKDRSERAAKDAAMRKGLIGSGDRSDRIRTYNFPQGRLTDHRINLTLYKLQAIMEGDLGDVLDALRAAREAEQLAELESSLPA; translated from the coding sequence CATCTCGCGCGAGCATGCCGAGGTCACGCAGATCGCGGGCCGCTACGAGCGCTACAAGCAGCGCGAAGCCGACATCGCCGGTGCGGCCGAAATGCTCGACGACCCCGACATGGCCGAGATGGCGCGCGAAGAAATCGCCGCCGCGCAGGCCGAGCTCGCGCAGCTCGAGGAAGAGCTGCAGCGCCTGCTGCTGCCCAAGGATCCGGACGACGCGCGCAACGCCTTCCTCGAAATCCGCGCCGGCACCGGCGGCGACGAATCGGCCCTGTTCGCGGGCGACCTGCTGCGCATGTACACGCGCTACTGCGAGCGCGCCGGCTGGCGCTGCGAAGTGGTGAGCGAGAGCGAAAGCGAGCTCGGCGGCTACAAGGAAGTGGTGATCCGCATCGCCGGCAACCATGTTTTTGGCCGCCTGCGCTTCGAATCGGGCGGCCACCGCGTGCAGCGCGTGCCGGCCACCGAGACCCAGGGCCGCATCCACACCAGCGCCTGCACCGTCGCCGTGCTGGCCGAGCCCGACGAAACCGTGGCGGTGCAGATCAACCCGGCCGACCTGCGCATCGACACCTACCGCGCGAGCGGCGCCGGCGGCCAGCACATCAACAAGACCGACTCGGCCGTGCGCATCACGCACATTCCAACGGGCATCGTGGCCGAGTGCCAGGACGACCGCAGCCAGCACCGCAACAAGGCCAAGGCGCTGCAGGTGCTCTCCGCGCGCATCCAGGAAAAGGACCGCAGCGAGCGCGCCGCCAAGGACGCCGCCATGCGCAAGGGGCTGATCGGCAGCGGCGACCGCTCCGACCGCATCCGCACCTACAACTTCCCGCAGGGCCGGCTCACCGACCACCGCATCAACCTCACGCTCTACAAGCTGCAGGCCATCATGGAGGGCGACCTCGGCGACGTGCTGGACGCGCTGCGCGCCGCGCGCGAGGCCGAGCAGCTGGCCGAGCTCGAATCGAGCCTGCCGGCATGA
- the prmC gene encoding peptide chain release factor N(5)-glutamine methyltransferase, which translates to MTATATTPSTVAQALAAAVALGIDRLDAQLLLLHALGRAPNDRAWLLAHDTDAVSDAAWSALSTQLPRRLAGEPVAYLLGEKEFHGLGLQVDARVLVPRPDTETLVDWALQCLEGRSAPRVLDLGTGSGAIALALQHARPDAEVDAVDASADALAVAEANAQRLGLPVRFRRAHWLDGAAGGYAVIASNPPYIAAGDPHLAALQHEPLAALVAGPDGLADIRQIVQQAPAHLADGGWLLLEHGHDQAAAVRQLLQARGFAEVQSRDDLAGIQRCSGGIWRTVK; encoded by the coding sequence ATGACGGCCACGGCCACCACGCCGTCCACCGTGGCGCAGGCGCTGGCCGCGGCCGTGGCGCTGGGCATCGACCGGCTCGACGCGCAACTGCTGCTGCTGCATGCGCTCGGCCGCGCGCCGAACGACCGCGCCTGGCTGCTGGCGCACGACACCGACGCCGTTTCCGACGCGGCCTGGTCGGCGCTTTCGACGCAGCTGCCGCGCCGGCTGGCGGGCGAGCCGGTGGCCTACCTGCTCGGCGAAAAGGAATTCCACGGCCTCGGCCTGCAGGTGGACGCGCGGGTGCTGGTGCCGCGCCCCGACACCGAAACGCTGGTCGACTGGGCCCTGCAATGCCTCGAGGGACGCAGCGCCCCGCGCGTGCTCGACCTGGGCACCGGCAGCGGCGCGATCGCGCTGGCGCTGCAGCATGCGCGCCCCGATGCCGAGGTCGATGCGGTCGATGCCAGCGCCGATGCGCTGGCGGTCGCCGAGGCCAATGCGCAGCGCCTGGGCCTGCCGGTGCGCTTTCGCCGGGCCCATTGGCTCGACGGCGCGGCCGGCGGCTATGCGGTCATTGCCAGCAATCCGCCCTACATCGCAGCCGGCGACCCGCACCTGGCGGCGCTGCAGCACGAGCCGCTGGCGGCGCTGGTGGCCGGGCCCGACGGGCTGGCCGACATCCGGCAGATCGTGCAGCAGGCCCCCGCGCACCTTGCGGACGGCGGCTGGCTGCTGCTCGAGCACGGCCACGACCAGGCCGCGGCCGTGCGCCAGCTGCTCCAGGCGCGCGGCTTTGCCGAGGTGCAAAGCCGCGATGACCTTGCCGGCATCCAGCGCTGTTCCGGCGGGATCTGGCGCACGGTGAAATAA
- the grxD gene encoding Grx4 family monothiol glutaredoxin, whose protein sequence is MSDAQQRIDDLVKSNDLVLFMKGNASFPMCGFSGRAIQILKAVGVDTRTLKTVNVLEDDGIRQGIKEYSNWPTIPQLYVKGEFVGGSDIMMEMYESGELQQVLGGSSNAA, encoded by the coding sequence ATGTCCGACGCCCAGCAACGCATCGACGATCTCGTCAAGTCCAACGACCTCGTGCTCTTCATGAAGGGCAACGCCAGCTTTCCGATGTGCGGCTTCTCCGGCCGCGCGATCCAGATCCTCAAGGCGGTCGGCGTCGACACCAGGACGCTCAAGACCGTCAACGTGCTCGAAGACGACGGCATCCGCCAGGGCATCAAGGAATACAGCAACTGGCCGACGATTCCCCAGCTCTACGTGAAGGGCGAATTCGTCGGCGGCTCGGACATCATGATGGAGATGTACGAGTCGGGCGAGCTGCAGCAGGTGCTGGGCGGCAGCAGCAACGCGGCCTGA
- a CDS encoding cupin domain-containing protein, whose product MSHDHGHDHEGKAAPAWKHDGVRVIAANQLDANTAQTPGMNRAAAINFARVGAQKLWAGTVTIHADAKTGAHHHGHLESVIYVVRGRARMRWGEKLEFTAEAGPGDFIYVPPYVPHQEINASATETLECVLCRSDGEAVAVNLDIEPVEKPESVLWVDPTHPHGGI is encoded by the coding sequence ATGAGCCACGACCACGGCCATGACCACGAGGGCAAGGCCGCGCCGGCCTGGAAGCACGACGGCGTGCGCGTGATCGCGGCCAACCAGCTTGACGCCAACACGGCCCAGACGCCCGGCATGAACCGCGCCGCGGCCATCAATTTCGCCCGCGTCGGCGCGCAGAAGCTCTGGGCCGGCACCGTCACCATCCACGCCGACGCCAAGACCGGCGCCCACCACCACGGGCACCTCGAATCGGTGATCTACGTGGTGCGCGGCCGGGCCCGCATGCGCTGGGGCGAGAAGCTCGAGTTCACGGCGGAAGCCGGTCCGGGCGACTTCATCTACGTGCCGCCCTACGTGCCGCACCAGGAAATCAACGCCAGCGCCACCGAGACGCTCGAATGCGTGCTGTGCCGCAGCGACGGCGAGGCGGTTGCGGTGAACCTCGACATCGAACCGGTGGAAAAACCAGAATCGGTGCTGTGGGTCGACCCGACCCATCCGCACGGCGGAATCTAG
- a CDS encoding hemolysin family protein, which yields MTLTQSLLIIVLLIAMSAFFSLAEITLAASRRLRLRQMADEGDARAERVLRVQEQPGHYFTVVQIGLNAVAILGGVVGEGSLSPYFARFLEGWMSVEASANVAFLCSFVIVIAVFLVFADLFPKRLGMSDPERIAVRMVGPMMVLITAFKPLVWFFTRSTDMLFKLLGMPLVRDDKITSADILAMTEAGARAGVLAVREQQVIANVFELDTRLVSSVMTVRDNIAWFLHDDPESVLRARIVAEPFSAYPVCDGDIDHVLGYVDAKEMFQRVLSGQPLAFDQGLTLHKALVVPDRLSLTEVLEQFQQAHEDFAIIVNEYSLVVGVITLNDVMSTVMGDLVSTPDEEQIVKRDENSWLIDGVTPIQDVQRALHIDEMPHPDDYETLAGFLMVMLRRVPKRTDSVSWGGYTFEVMDVDSYRIDQVMVTRT from the coding sequence ATGACTCTCACCCAAAGCCTGCTCATCATCGTCCTGCTGATCGCGATGAGCGCGTTCTTCTCCCTTGCCGAAATCACGCTGGCCGCCTCGCGGCGCCTGCGCCTGCGCCAGATGGCCGACGAGGGCGATGCGCGGGCCGAGCGCGTGCTGCGCGTGCAAGAGCAGCCGGGCCACTACTTCACCGTGGTGCAGATCGGCCTCAATGCGGTGGCGATCCTCGGCGGCGTGGTCGGCGAGGGCTCGCTGAGCCCCTACTTCGCGCGCTTCCTCGAGGGCTGGATGAGCGTGGAGGCCTCGGCAAACGTGGCCTTCCTGTGCTCGTTCGTGATCGTGATCGCGGTGTTCCTGGTGTTTGCCGACCTGTTCCCCAAGCGCCTGGGCATGAGCGACCCCGAACGCATCGCGGTTCGCATGGTGGGCCCGATGATGGTGCTGATCACGGCCTTCAAGCCGCTGGTGTGGTTCTTCACGCGCTCCACCGACATGCTCTTCAAGCTGCTGGGCATGCCGCTGGTGCGCGACGACAAGATCACCTCGGCCGACATCCTGGCCATGACCGAGGCCGGCGCGCGCGCGGGCGTGCTCGCGGTGCGCGAGCAGCAGGTGATCGCCAACGTGTTCGAGCTCGACACCCGGCTGGTCAGCAGCGTGATGACGGTGCGCGACAACATCGCCTGGTTCCTGCACGACGACCCGGAATCGGTGCTGCGGGCGCGCATCGTGGCCGAGCCTTTTTCGGCCTACCCGGTGTGCGACGGCGACATCGACCATGTGCTCGGCTATGTCGACGCCAAGGAGATGTTCCAGCGCGTGCTCAGCGGCCAGCCGCTGGCCTTCGACCAGGGCCTGACGCTGCACAAGGCGCTGGTCGTCCCCGACCGGCTCTCGCTCACCGAGGTGCTCGAGCAGTTCCAGCAGGCGCATGAAGACTTCGCGATCATCGTCAACGAATACAGCCTGGTGGTGGGCGTGATCACGCTCAACGACGTGATGAGCACGGTGATGGGCGACCTCGTGTCCACGCCCGACGAGGAGCAGATCGTGAAGCGCGACGAGAACTCGTGGCTGATCGACGGCGTCACGCCCATCCAGGACGTGCAGCGCGCGCTGCACATCGACGAGATGCCGCATCCGGACGACTACGAAACGCTGGCGGGCTTCCTGATGGTGATGCTGCGGCGCGTGCCCAAACGTACCGACAGCGTGAGCTGGGGCGGCTACACCTTCGAGGTGATGGACGTCGACAGCTACCGCATCGACCAGGTGATGGTGACAAGGACTTAG